One genomic window of Medicago truncatula cultivar Jemalong A17 chromosome 1, MtrunA17r5.0-ANR, whole genome shotgun sequence includes the following:
- the LOC11419833 gene encoding LOW QUALITY PROTEIN: uncharacterized protein (The sequence of the model RefSeq protein was modified relative to this genomic sequence to represent the inferred CDS: deleted 1 base in 1 codon), which produces MAFTSSSLTSPFLSLPNKTPSLTHFQSHPPLSFPKLHPKLSISTVASASSSKNSSNNTNPNNQSKEEIIEVEVEEELPWIQEKALDLVEFTGSVTQAIPGPRVGPTSLPWILAVPLGYLGLTFVIAFVKTVKKFTSPKAQRRKLVGKNAMLCKSVDELLQRGRDEIKVDDLKAIENKTGFGLEEILRKYIRYALNEKPFNPDVVADLIQLRRASSLSDSQAAEILNEISRRIVRDKGPIVMNKSGYTEKGFKRKLAVQALFGKVFYLSELPEFCSKDSSLVVKEIFGVTDDDAEQLRYTQLLKLAT; this is translated from the exons ATGGCTTTCACTTCATCTTCTCTCACTTCTCCCTTCCTCTCTCTCCCTAACAAAACCCCATCCCTAACCCATTTCCAATCTCATCCACCCTTATCATTCCCTAAACTCCACCCAAAACTTTCAATCTCAACCGTCGCTTCAGCATCATCATCCAAAAACTCTTCCAACAATACTAACCCTAATAATCAATCTaaagaagaaattattgaagttgaagttgaagAAGAACTTCCATGGATTCAAGAAAAGGCTCTTGACCTTGTTGAATTCACCGGTTCAGTTACACAGGCAATTCCTGGTCCCAGAGTGGGTCCCACTTCATTGCCGTGGATTCTCGCTGTTCCTCTTGGTTATTTAGGTCTTACGTTCGTTATTGCGTTTGTTAAAACTGTTAAGAAGTTTACTTCTCCCAAAGCGCAGCGCCGAAAATTG GTTGGTAAAAATGCAATGCTGTGCAAGTCGGTGGATGAGTTGTTGCAAAGAGGAAGAGATGAAATTAAGGTTGATGATCTCAAAGCTATTGAGAATAAG ACAGGTTTTGGTTTGGAAGAAATTTTGCGCAAATATATCCGATATGCTCTGAATGAGAAACCATTCAACCCTGATGTTGTAGCtgatttaattcaattaaggAGAGCTTCTTCGTTAAGTGACTCACAAGCTGCTGAGATTCTAAATGAAATTTCACGAAGAATTGTGCGAGACAAAG GGCCTATTGTAATGAATAAATCAGGTTATACTGAAAAGGGTTTCAAGAGAAAACTAGCTGTTCAGGCCCTCTTTGGAAAGGTCTTCTATCTATCTGAG CTGCCAGAGTTCTGTTCAAAAGATAGCTCCTTAGTTGTCAAGGAAATATTCGGGGTTACAGA CGATGATGCTGAGCAACTCAGA TACACACAACTTCTGAAGCTGGCAACCTAG
- the LOC11419834 gene encoding 3-dehydroquinate synthase homolog — MSLLSQIGFAQFTPPPSTSYTRLHHKPCSSSMSSSSWTPLEDSGNKKSKKVWIWTKNKQVMTAAVERGWNTFIFPSNLPHLANDWSSIAVICPLFASEKEILDAQNKKVATIFDVSTPEELERLRPEDEQAENIVVNLLDWQVIPAENIIAAFQNSQKTVFAISDNASEAQTFLEALEHGLDGIVLKVEDVEPMLELKEYFDRRTEESNVLNLTKATVTQIQVAGMGDRVCVDLCSLMRPGEGLLVGSFARGLFLVHSECLESNYIASRPFRVNAGPVHAYIAVPGGRTSYLSELKSGKEVIVVDQQGRQRIAIVGRVKIESRPLILVEAKTDSDNQTISILLQNAETVALVCPVQGNKLLKTAFPVTSLKVGDEVLLRVQGGARHTGIEIQEFIVEK, encoded by the exons ATGTCTTTACTGTCGCAAATTGGATTTGCACAATTCACTCCACCACCTTCTACTTCCTACACACGTTTGCACCACAAACCTTGTTCTTCTTCaatgtcttcttcttcttggacACCATTGGAGGATAGTGgtaataaaaaatcaaagaaagtaTGGATATGGACAAAGAACAAGCAGGTTATGACTGCAGCTGTTGAAAGAGGATGGAATACTTTCATTTTCCCATCTAACCTTCCTCATCTTGCCAATGATTGGTCAT CCATTGCAGTCATCTGTCCTCTTTTTGCTAGTGAGAAGGAGATTTTGGATgcacaaaataaaaaggtaGCAACAATTTTCGACGTTTCGACACCGGAGGAACTAGAACGACTTAGACCTGAGGATGAGCAAGCAGAAAACATTGTAGTTAATTTACTAGATTGGCAG GTAATTCCTGCAGAAAATATAATTGCTGCATTCCAAAACAGCCAAAAGACTGTGTTTGCCATCTCTGATAATGCATCCGAAGCTCAGACATTTCTTGAG GCACTTGAGCATGGTTTAGATGGCATAGTTTTGAAAGTAGAAGATGTTGAGCCTATGCTTGAGCTAAAG GAATATTTCGACCGAAGAACAGAAGAAAGCAATGTATTGAACTTGACCAAAGCCACTGTGACACAAATTCAAGTGGCTGGAATGGGGGATCGTGTTTGTGTCGATCTCTGCAGTCTTATGAGACCTGGTGAAGGACTTCTC GTTGGATCCTTTGCTAGAGGATTATTTCTTGTTCATTCGGAATGCTTGGAGTCAAATTACATTGCAAGCAGACCTTTTCGGGTGAATGCG GGACCAGTTCACGCCTACATTGCTGTTCCAGGCGGTAGAACATCCTACCTGTCAGAATTAAAATCAGGAAAAGAAGTGATTGTGGTCGATCAACAGGGTCGGCAAAGAATTGCAATTGTTGGCCGTGTAAAGATCGAAAGTAGACCACTAATCCTTGTAGAGGCAAAG ACAGACTCAGACAATCAAACAATCAGCATACTTTTGCAGAATGCAGAAACAGTTGCTTTAGTTTGTCCCGTACAAG GAAATAAACTGTTAAAAACGGCTTTTCCAGTGACATCACTGAAAGTTGGAGATGAAGTTCTATTGAGAGTACAAGGAGGGGCTCGACATACTGGAATAGAGATTCAAGAATTTATAGTTGAGAAATGA
- the LOC11421190 gene encoding pentatricopeptide repeat-containing protein At5g56310: MNSPLIRTLSNTTQQLQQLLSQCTTLTHLQQTHTFILKHALFQNDINLSRFIHKTASLNYPSYSYSIFTFNHNRPFPIFVYNNIIYALYSSNAKLAVSIFRSVRRLGLSFDSYSLPYVLKSVVCLNDFGLGKQIHCVGVVTGLDKNVSVCSSLIQMYSCYDVCSARKLFDEFGGNGCVLNAMIVAYVKVGDVSNARKLFDSMLERDKDVFSWTAMISGYTQAHNPNEAIKLFRRMQLENVKPDEIAILAVLSACADLGALHLGEWIHNYIEKHKLSKIVPLYNSLIDMYAKSGNIRKALELFENMKHKTIITWTTMIAGLALHGLGKEALRVFSCMEKEDRVKPNEVTFIAILSACSHVGLVELGRDYFTSMRSRYGIEPKIEHYGCMIDLLGRAGHLQEAKEMVLRMPFEANAAIWGSLLAASTRCGDAELAEEALRHLTVLEPGHCGNYSLLSNTYASLGRWNESRMVRKVMQDAGVEKVPGVSFIEVNNIVYEFIAGDKLSIYFVDIYDVLHSLDGQIKIEIH, encoded by the exons ATGAATTCACCCTTGATTAGAACACTctcaaacacaacacaacaactCCAACAACTACTCTCACAATGCACTACCTTAACCCACCTTCAACAAACCCACACTTTCATCCTAAAACACGCTCTCTTCCAAAACGACATCAACCTCTCCCGTTTCATTCACAAAACCGCTTCCCTCAATTACCCATCCTACTCCTACTCAATCTTCACCTTCAATCACAACCGTCCATTTCCCATCTTCGTCTACAACAACATCATCTACGCACTTTACTCATCAAACGCTAAACTCGCTGTTTCGATATTCCGCTCCGTTCGACGTCTCGGACTCTCGTTTGATTCTTACTCTTTGCCTTATGTTTTGAAATCTGTTGTTTGTTTAAATGATTTTGGTTTGGGGAAACAAATTCATTGTGTTGGTGTTGTTACTGGTTTGGATAAGAATGTTAGTGTTTGTAGTTCGTTGATTCAAATGTATTCTTGTTATGATGTTTGTTCTGCAAGGAAGCTGTTTGATGAGTTTGGAGGAAATGGTTGTGTTTTGAATGCTATGATTGTTGCTTATGTTAAAGTTGGTGATGTTTCTAATGCAAGGAAGCTGTTTGATTCTATGCTTGAAAGAGATAAGGATGTTTTTTCGTGGACCGCCATGATTTCGGGTTACACGCAG GCTCATAATCCGAATGAGGCAATTAAGCTCTTCCGTAGAATGCAGCTTGAGAATGTGAAGCCAGATGAAATTGCCATTTTGGCTGTGCTATCTGCGTGTGCTGATTTGGGTGCTCTACACTTGGGAGAGTGGATTCACAACTACATTGAAAAACACAAATTGAGCAAGATTGTTCCTCTTTACAACTCACTCATAGACATGTATGCCAAATCAGGAAACATAAGGAAAGCACTAGAATTGTTTGAGAATATGAAGCATAAAACAATTATAACATGGACAACAATGATCGCCGGGCTTGCTTTACATGGTCTAGGAAAGGAAGCCCTTCGTGTATTTTCCTGCATGGAGAAAGAGGATCGAGTCAAGCCAAATGAAGTCACTTTTATCGCTATCCTTTCTGCTTGTAGCCATGTTGGGTTGGTTGAACTAGGCCGCGATTATTTCACATCTATGAGGTCTAGATATGGAATTGAACCTAAAATTGAGCATTATGGCTGCATGATTGATTTGCTTGGGCGTGCTGGTCATCTTCAAGAAGCAAAAGAAATGGTTTTGCGGATGCCCTTTGAAGCAAATGCAGCTATATGGGGATCACTTCTTGCTGCCTCTACTAGGTGCGGTGATGCtgagctagccgaggaagctttGCGTCATCTCACAGTGTTGGAGCCTGGCCATTGCGGAAATTATTCACTCTTGTCCAATACCTATGCTTCACTTGGTAGATGGAATGAATCCCGGATGGTAAGGAAGGTTATGCAGGATGCAGGTGTGGAAAAGGTCCCGGGTGTCAGTTTTATTGAGGTGAACAACATAGTATATGAATTCATTGCTGGAGACAAATTAAGCATCTACTTTGTTGACATATATGATGTCTTGCACAGCTTAGACGGGCAAATAAAGATAGAGATCCACTAG
- the LOC11418865 gene encoding uncharacterized protein — MVQWQRHIFPILRRIHKGLEPANHSATNLALYHSRSSLSQGQLQRQWSIGVPSISRPFDHRFQYQGISSSTQLLKNSSEEAPISSPLVPVSSFGSSQGQEQNKKADKVQAILKKIKQSPKKVNLVAALVRGMLVKDALLQLQVLVKRASKTVYQVIHSARANASHNHGLNADRLIVAEAFVGKGDFKKRVSIHGKGRSGIMHRPECRLTVVLREITPEEEAQIARLKVHNFKKLTKKEGRLVPHQLIETTPVWGRKNKSSSQNETTPVWDRKNKSSHHKTTRVWDKTKANLSHQNETTPVRGQKNKSIRRGRKNKSSRQNSSAAVA; from the exons aTGGTGCAGTGGCAGAGGCATATTTTCCCTATTCTTCGTCGCATTCATAAGGGACTGGAGCCTGCCAATCATTCGGCTACAAACCTTGCACTTTATCACTCTCGCTCTTCTCTTTCACAAG GTCAGTTACAGAGGCAATGGTCAATAGGTGTGCCAAGTATCTCAAGGCCTTTTGATCATCGTTTTCAATATCAG GGAATTTCAAGCTCTACCCAGTTGCTAAAAAATTCATCTGAGGAAGCACCTATTTCATCGCCTTTAGTTCCAGTTTCATCATTCGGTAGTTCACAAGGTCAAGAACAAAATAAGAAAGCAGATAAAGTTCAAgcaattttaaagaaaataaagcaG AGTCCAAAGAAGGTCAACTTGGTTGCTGCTTTGGTTCGTGGTATGCTTGTTAAAGATGCTTTGCTGCAGTTGCAAGTGTTAGTAAAGCGGGCTTCAAAAACTGTATATCAG GTTATTCATTCAGCCCGAGCAAATGCTTCTCACAATCATGGGTTGAATGCTGATCGCCTAATTGttg CTGAAGCATTTGTGGGAAAGGGAGATTTTAAGAAGAGAGTTTCCATCCATGGCAAAGGAAGATCTGGAATCATGCACAGACCAGAATGTAGGCTAACTGTTGTACTAAGAGAGATTACCCCTGAAGAAGAGGCACAAATTGCTAGGCTGAAGGTTCACAACTTTAAGAAGCTAACTAAGAAGGAGGGAAGACTTGTGCCACACCAGCTTATTGAGACCACTCCTGTTTGGGGAcgaaaaaataaatctagcagTCAAAACGAGACCACTCCTGTTTGGGACCGAAAAAACAAATCTAGCCATCACAAGACCACTCGTGTTTGggacaaaacaaaagcaaatcTAAGCCATCAAAACGAGACCACACCTGTTAGGGgccaaaaaaacaaatctatCCGTAGGGGCCGAAAAAACAAATCTAGCCGTCAAAACTCAAGTGCTGCAGTTGCATGA